The stretch of DNA TGGGCCGCCTGGTGGAGCGGCGGCGGCGCGGCGGGACGGGTTTCGCGGTGCTCTTCCTGGACCTGGACCGGTTCAAGGTGGTGAACGACTCGCTGGGCCACCACGTGGGCGACGAGCTGCTGGTGGAGGTCGCCCGCCGCCTGCGCGAGTGCGCGGCCGGCGACACCGTGGCGCGCCTGGGCGGCGACGAGTTCGCGGTGCTGCTGGAGAGCGTTGCGGGCGAGGACGAGGCCCGCGCCGCCGCCGAGCTCCTGGCCGAGGTGGTGGCCGTGCCCGTGGTGCTGAGCGGCTACGAGGTGTTCACCGGCGCCAGCGTGGGCATCGCGCTGGGCAGCGGCGGCGAGCGGCCCGAGCACCTGCTGCGCAACGCCGACATGGCCATGTACCGCGCGAAGGCCAGCGGCGTGGCGCGCTGCGAGGTCTTCGACCGGGCCATGCACGACGCCGCGCTGGGCCGCCTGCGCCTGGAGACCGACCTGCGCCGCGCCGCCGAGCGCGGCGAGTTCCGCCTGCACTACCAGCCCATCGTCTCCCTCCGCACGGGCGCCATCGCGGGCGTGGAGGCGCTGCTGCGCTGGCAGCACCCGGTTCGCGGCCTCATCCCCCCGGCGGAGTTCGTGCCCGTGGCGGAGGAGACGGGCGCCATCCTGCCCATCGGCGACTGGGTGATGCGCGAGGGGTGCCGCCAGCTGGCCGAGTGGCGCGCGGAGTTCCCGCGGGCGCGCATGGCGGTGAGCATCAACCTCTCCGCCAAGCAGTTCGCCCAGCGCGACCTGGTCGAGAAGATCGCCGACACGCTGCGCGAGACGGGGCTGGACCCGCGCCACCTGAAGCTGGAGATCACCGAGAGCGCGGTGATGGAGAGCACCGAGAGCGCGGGCGCCATGCTGCGGCAGCTCAAGGCGCTGGGCATCCAGGTGCAGATGGACGACTTCGGCACCGGCTACTCGTCGCTCTCCTCCCTGCACCGCCTGCCGCTGGACGGGCTGAAGATCGACCGCTCGTTCATCGGGCGCATGGAAGAGGAGAACGGCACCGGCGCCCTGGTGCGCACCATCGCCGTCCTTGCCCGCGGCCTGGGCCTGGCCGTCATCGCCGAGGGGGTGGAGACGCAGGCGCAGCTGGAAGGCGTGCGCGAGCTGGGGTGCGACTACGCGCAGGGCTACCTGATTTCGCGCCCGGTGGACACGGAGGGAATCCGCGCTTTCCTCGCTGCGGGACAGTGCGGGTGACGACCGCGAGGTAGCCGAAGGGATACGGTGGGCTGAGAGCGGCCCCCTCCCCCCGGCCCCTCCCCCAAAACTGCCTGGGGGAGGGGAGAATTCGGGTGCGGGACGGGTAGATGGGAGGCGGGGGCGGATCGGCCTGCGCGGCGGAGGACCTTCATCGGCCGTGCTGTTCCGTGGTGCGGCTCCGTTCGGGGAGTTCAGTGGGTTCGCCGCCGGGGAAGGCGAGCGAAACTCTTGCCTCGGCTTGACCTCCCGCACACCCTTCCGATCCCAGCAGGCAGGCCCTCTGCCACCCAGCTCGGGAGGGACCGGCTGGCGGACGGGCTCCCACTACCGCCCTCCGCCTCGCGGCTTGGAAACAGCCGTCGCCGCTGGACGGGTTCGTGCAGTGCCGAAAAATCCCCCATTGCGCCGGGCCGGCCGGCGCGAAGCCCCACCGCCACACGCGGGAGCGTAGCGCTTGCACGAGCGGCTCCTTCGCCAGATCCAGCGCCACTTCGGCGCGGCCGACGCCCTCCCCCCGGAGCTCCGGGACTTCGTGGACGACGTGGGCCGCGCCTATGCGCGCGCCGGCGAGGAGCAGGCGCGCCTGGAGCGCTCGGTAGAGGCGGCCGGGCTGGAGATCGGCGAGCGCGACCGGCTGCTGCGGCTGGCCCCGCGCGACGCGCTGTGGGCGTGGGAGCCGGGGTCGGCCGCGCGCGAGTGGAACGACGGCCTCACCGGCATCTTCGGCTACGCGGCCGACGAGGTGGAGCCCACGCGGGCGTGGTGGGCGGACCGCGTCCACCCGGACGACCGCGAGCGGGTGCTGGACGGTCTGCGCGGGGTGCTGGACGGCGCCGCGCTCACGTGGGCCGACGAGTACCGTTTCCGCCGGGGGGATGGGTCGTGGGCCACCGTGGTCGACCGCGCGCACGTCACCCGCGTGGGCGGCCGCGCGGTGCGCCTCGTGGGCTCGATGGTGGACGCGGGCGAGCGGCTGCGGGTCGAGGAGGCGCTGCGCGAGAGCGAGCGCCAGTTCCGCGAGCTGGCCGAGACGATCGCCGCGGCCACGTTCATCTACCAGGGCACCCGCTTCGTCTACGTCAACGCGGCGGCCACGGAGCTGACCGGCTACTCTCGCGAGGAGCTGCTGGGAATGCACTTCTGGGAGCTGGTGCACTCCGACCACCGCGACGCCGTGCGCGAGCGCGGGATGGCACGGCAGAAGGGAGATGCGGTCGCGCCGCGCTACGAGTTCAAGATCGTCACGCGCGACGGGGCGGAGCGCTGGGTGGACTTCACCTCGGGCGTGATCCGCTACCGCGGCGAGACGGCGGCGCTGGGCACCGCGTTCGACATCACCCGGCACAAGCGGGCCGAGGAGGAGCTGCGGCGCCAGGCGCTGGCCTTCGCCAACCTGTACGACGCCGTCATCATCACCGACCTGGCCGGCCGGATCGTGGAGTGGAACCCCGCCGCCGAGCGCACCTACGGCTACGCCGCGGCCGAGGTGATGGGCAGCACGGTGGACATCTGGCTGGACCCCGGCGAGGCCGCGTGGCTGAACCGCGCCATCCTGGGGGCGCTGGAGGCCGAGGGGCGCTGGTCCGGCGAGATCCGCTTCGTGCGGAAGGACGGGACGCCGGGCGTGTCCGAGACGCTGGTGGTGCCGCTCTTCGACTCGCGCGGCGAGCGGGTGGGCGCGCTGGGCGTGAACCGCGACATCACCGACCGGCGGCGGGCCGAAGAGGCGCTGCGCACCAGCGAGGAGCGCTACCGCCTGATGGTGGAGGGGAGCGAGCAGGTCTTCTTCTACGTGCACGACCGCGACGGCGTCTTCCAGTACCTCTCCCCGTCGGTGCGCGACGTGCTGGGCTACGAGCCCGACGAGCTGGGGGGCCGCACGTTCCGGGAGATGCTCACCGGCGACCCCAGCGACGCCCAGGTGGAGGAGCGCACCCGCGCCACCCTGGCCGCCGAGGAGCAGCTCAGCACCTACGCCGCCGTCACCCGCCACCGCGACGGGCGCCGCGTGGTGCTGGAGCTGGTGGAGACGCCCGCCCTGCGCGACGGCGCCGTGGTGGGCGTGCAGGGCTTCGCCCGCGACATCACCGGCCGCCGCAGCAGCGAGGAGGCGTTGCGCGAGAGCGAGCGCCGCTACCGGGCCCTGTTCGAGGAGTCGCGCGACGCCATCTACATGACCGGCCCGGACGACCGGTTCATCGACGTGAACCAGGCGGCGCTGGACCTGTTCGGCTACACGCGCGGCGAGATGGTGGGGCTGGAGGTGCGGGAGATCTACGTGCACCCCACCGACCGCGT from Longimicrobiaceae bacterium encodes:
- a CDS encoding PAS domain S-box protein, coding for MHERLLRQIQRHFGAADALPPELRDFVDDVGRAYARAGEEQARLERSVEAAGLEIGERDRLLRLAPRDALWAWEPGSAAREWNDGLTGIFGYAADEVEPTRAWWADRVHPDDRERVLDGLRGVLDGAALTWADEYRFRRGDGSWATVVDRAHVTRVGGRAVRLVGSMVDAGERLRVEEALRESERQFRELAETIAAATFIYQGTRFVYVNAAATELTGYSREELLGMHFWELVHSDHRDAVRERGMARQKGDAVAPRYEFKIVTRDGAERWVDFTSGVIRYRGETAALGTAFDITRHKRAEEELRRQALAFANLYDAVIITDLAGRIVEWNPAAERTYGYAAAEVMGSTVDIWLDPGEAAWLNRAILGALEAEGRWSGEIRFVRKDGTPGVSETLVVPLFDSRGERVGALGVNRDITDRRRAEEALRTSEERYRLMVEGSEQVFFYVHDRDGVFQYLSPSVRDVLGYEPDELGGRTFREMLTGDPSDAQVEERTRATLAAEEQLSTYAAVTRHRDGRRVVLELVETPALRDGAVVGVQGFARDITGRRSSEEALRESERRYRALFEESRDAIYMTGPDDRFIDVNQAALDLFGYTRGEMVGLEVREIYVHPTDRVRFQDEIGRSGYVRDYEVRLARADGTEVDCLLSANVRPGPDGRPAGMQGIIHDITERKRAEERLAYGALHDALTGLPNRALFVDRLGQAIERARRGGEAPFAVLFLDLDRFKVVNDSLGHGVGDRLLVALAARLEEAVGPAGTVARFGGDEFTLLLEDVAGAVEASHAAERVLEALSLPFHPDGHEVFASASIGIALSSAGYRDAGELLRNADAALSRAKAQGKARYEVFDRAMHAEALVRLQMEMDLRRAVERGELRLVYQPVVSLPTGKVSGFEALVRWAHPTRGTISPHEFIPVAEETGLILPIGRWVVEEVCRHARSWRRAGGQPPLTVSLNLSAKQFAQPDMVEHIERTMDASGVDPAFLKLEITESVILEDAAPAKAMLARLGALGVELYMDDFGTGFSSLGYLHRFALDGVKVDRSFVARMDTEHRSAQLVHAIVALARNLELTVVAEGIEKPAQLAALRAMGCEYGQGFLFSPPIPRREAEQLLAADPTW
- a CDS encoding EAL domain-containing protein → MTEILAPYTLLPGEPRRPARETPAHEAIQRALRESEEYFRSLVENARDVIHVINEDGTTRYITPSVRRLLGWDPEELIGRHALQLVHPDDVERAREVLRLDRHTPGAAASLEFRAPHADGTWRIFEAIGKNLLDDPVVRGIVVNSRDVTERKRAEAESVRLAAIPRENPYPIVECDAQARIVYLNPSAERLLAELGAEGAHEILPGAHALLVRECVASGQGARGVEVRAGCRILAWTYHPHPSLGTVHLFGEEVTERKRVEEQLRHDAMHDALTGLPNRHLFMERLGRLVERRRRGGTGFAVLFLDLDRFKVVNDSLGHHVGDELLVEVARRLRECAAGDTVARLGGDEFAVLLESVAGEDEARAAAELLAEVVAVPVVLSGYEVFTGASVGIALGSGGERPEHLLRNADMAMYRAKASGVARCEVFDRAMHDAALGRLRLETDLRRAAERGEFRLHYQPIVSLRTGAIAGVEALLRWQHPVRGLIPPAEFVPVAEETGAILPIGDWVMREGCRQLAEWRAEFPRARMAVSINLSAKQFAQRDLVEKIADTLRETGLDPRHLKLEITESAVMESTESAGAMLRQLKALGIQVQMDDFGTGYSSLSSLHRLPLDGLKIDRSFIGRMEEENGTGALVRTIAVLARGLGLAVIAEGVETQAQLEGVRELGCDYAQGYLISRPVDTEGIRAFLAAGQCG